The Natrinema caseinilyticum genomic sequence TCCTCGCGTTCCCGGAGGGCCTCGGCGATCTCCTCACACCACGCCGCGCGTTCGACGACCGTCGTCTCCCGCATCGTCGGTTTGCTCTCGTGGGCTGCCTCGAGTGCGGTGCGTGCATCGGCCGGCCCCGCGGCGGCTACCTGCGCGAACGTCCCGCCCTCCGCGAGGTCCGAGACCGGAATCACGTTCTCGGCCTCGAGCCACTCTCCATCGACGTACATGCGTTCTCTCCGCTGCGCGATCCTCGTTGCCATACGTCCCCCTATGGGCCCGCCCCTTGAAAATGTTTACTCGAGGTTGAAAAAACAACGTCGCATTAGAGAGTGTCGTTCCGTCGGACGAACATACCCGTATCAACAAAATGAAGGCGCAACGAAACAACCAAAATTTGCGAAAACAGAACAAATGTTTTGTCCTGGGGGAGCTTTAAGGGGAATGCGGGTATACTCGAATCCGGGATGAGTACGCAAAAGACCGTCCGTCAACAGGCAGGCACCGTCGAGGAGAACGCGCTTCGTCTCGATCAAGACAAAGCCGAGCAAATCGTCGAGGCGCTGAATACGGAACTGGCCAACGCCTACGTCCTCTACCACCAGCTGAAAAAGCACCACTGGGTCGTCGAAGGCGCAGAGTTCCTCCCCCTCCACGAGTTCCTCGAGGAGGCATACGAACACGTCGAAGAAGGCGCGGACATCATCGCCGAACGCGCCCAGGCGCTCGGCGGCGTCCCCGTCTCGGGCCCGGCGAACCAGGAGCAGCGCGCGACCGTCGAATTCGAAGGCGAAGACGTCTACGACGTCCGCACGATGTTCGAAAACGACCTCGAGATGTACGGGGACATCATCGAGTCGATGCGCGACAGCATCGAACTCGCCGAAAATCTCGGCGACCACGCATCGGCCGAGATCCTGCGCGAAATCCTCGTCACGATCGAAGAAGACGGTCACCACTTCGAACACTACCTCGAAGACGACACGCTGGTGCTCGAGGAAGCGACGCACTGACCCCGCTGACCGAACGGATTCGAGGGAACCACGGCGAAAACCCG encodes the following:
- the dpsA gene encoding DNA starvation/stationary phase protection protein DpsA — protein: MSTQKTVRQQAGTVEENALRLDQDKAEQIVEALNTELANAYVLYHQLKKHHWVVEGAEFLPLHEFLEEAYEHVEEGADIIAERAQALGGVPVSGPANQEQRATVEFEGEDVYDVRTMFENDLEMYGDIIESMRDSIELAENLGDHASAEILREILVTIEEDGHHFEHYLEDDTLVLEEATH